The following coding sequences are from one Halosolutus amylolyticus window:
- the gatE gene encoding Glu-tRNA(Gln) amidotransferase subunit GatE, with the protein MTDTEYDYEALGLVAGLEIHQQLDTATKLFCNCPTELREPEESVRTFSRYLHPTRSELGELDAAAVEESRVDREFEYLAYDTTCLVEEDDEPPHRLDDEALETALEIAQLMDMAPVDQAHVMRKIVVDGSNTSGFQRSTLIATDGAIETSDGAVGIEDLMLEEESAQRVAETDEGVRYSLDRLGIPLVEIGTRPDISTPEQALEAAERIGMLLRSTGKVKRGLGTIRQDVNVSIAEGARVEIKGVQSLDDIDDIVRNEVGRQAELVDVADELADREASVGDPQDVSAVFEDTESGVISGALNSGGSVMAVPLYAFDGLVGREIAPDRRLGTEFSDHAKRHGAGGIFHTDELPAYGVTEAEVEALRKAVGAGPEDAVAIVADDTNTAETAIEAVADRAGTAIEGVPEETRGANDDGTTRYLRPLPGAARMYPETDVPPVEPDPSDVPEPELLTEKVDRYQVVYDLDAGLAEQVAYGEHMPLFEDVVADGIDPTLAATTLESTLTELRRDDVPVETLTEDHLAAVLGMVEEGDLPNEGVTDLLAALAEEPDRTAEEAAEEAGLGGADEEQVRDAVVEVVERNEAQVEEEGMQAFSGLMGECMGALRGKADGDLVSQLLREEIQKRA; encoded by the coding sequence ATGACCGACACCGAGTACGATTACGAGGCACTCGGACTCGTCGCCGGGCTGGAGATCCACCAGCAACTGGATACGGCGACGAAGCTGTTCTGTAACTGTCCGACCGAACTCCGCGAACCCGAGGAGTCGGTGCGAACCTTCTCGCGGTACCTCCATCCCACCCGGAGCGAACTGGGCGAACTCGACGCCGCCGCCGTCGAGGAGAGCCGGGTCGATCGGGAGTTCGAGTACCTCGCGTACGACACCACCTGTCTCGTCGAGGAGGACGACGAACCGCCACACCGACTGGACGACGAGGCTCTCGAGACGGCCCTCGAGATCGCCCAGTTGATGGACATGGCCCCGGTCGACCAGGCCCACGTCATGCGCAAGATCGTCGTCGACGGCTCGAACACGTCCGGCTTCCAGCGATCGACGCTGATCGCCACCGACGGCGCGATCGAGACGAGCGACGGAGCGGTCGGGATCGAGGATCTGATGCTCGAGGAGGAGAGCGCACAGCGTGTCGCGGAGACGGACGAGGGCGTTCGCTACAGCCTCGATCGACTCGGCATCCCGCTGGTCGAGATCGGAACGCGCCCGGACATCTCGACGCCCGAGCAGGCCCTCGAAGCGGCCGAACGGATCGGCATGCTGCTGCGCTCGACCGGGAAAGTCAAGCGCGGCCTCGGCACGATCCGCCAGGACGTCAACGTCTCGATCGCGGAGGGCGCACGGGTCGAGATCAAGGGCGTCCAGAGCCTCGACGACATCGACGACATCGTGCGCAACGAGGTCGGTCGACAGGCCGAACTCGTCGACGTCGCTGACGAACTGGCCGATCGCGAGGCCTCGGTTGGCGACCCACAGGACGTGTCGGCCGTCTTCGAAGACACCGAGAGCGGCGTGATCAGCGGCGCGCTGAACTCGGGTGGCTCGGTGATGGCCGTCCCCCTCTACGCGTTCGACGGCCTGGTGGGCCGGGAGATCGCGCCCGATCGTCGCCTGGGCACCGAGTTCTCCGATCACGCGAAGCGCCACGGCGCGGGCGGGATCTTCCACACGGACGAACTGCCCGCCTACGGCGTCACGGAAGCGGAGGTCGAAGCGCTTCGGAAGGCCGTCGGTGCCGGCCCCGAGGACGCCGTCGCCATCGTCGCCGACGACACCAACACGGCCGAGACGGCGATCGAGGCCGTCGCCGATCGGGCCGGGACGGCGATCGAGGGCGTCCCCGAGGAGACCCGCGGCGCGAACGACGACGGGACGACCCGCTACCTGCGCCCGCTGCCCGGTGCGGCGCGGATGTACCCCGAGACGGACGTGCCGCCGGTCGAACCCGACCCGAGCGACGTCCCGGAACCCGAGCTGCTGACCGAGAAGGTCGATCGCTACCAGGTGGTGTACGATCTCGACGCGGGGCTGGCCGAACAGGTCGCCTACGGCGAGCACATGCCGCTGTTCGAGGACGTCGTGGCCGACGGTATCGATCCGACGCTGGCCGCGACGACGCTCGAGTCGACGCTGACCGAACTGCGACGGGACGACGTTCCCGTCGAGACCCTCACCGAGGACCACCTCGCGGCGGTCCTCGGCATGGTCGAGGAGGGAGACCTCCCGAACGAGGGCGTGACGGACCTGCTCGCGGCGCTGGCCGAGGAGCCGGATCGGACCGCCGAGGAAGCGGCCGAGGAGGCCGGACTCGGCGGCGCCGACGAGGAACAGGTCCGCGACGCCGTCGTCGAGGTCGTCGAACGAAACGAGGCGCAGGTCGAAGAAGAGGGTATGCAGGCGTTCTCGGGGCTCATGGGCGAGTGCATGGGCGCGCTTCGCGGGAAGGCCGACGGCGACCTCGTGAGCCAGTTGCTGCGCGAGGAGATCCAGAAGCGAGCCTGA
- a CDS encoding Lrp/AsnC family transcriptional regulator — translation MDDRDVRLLKAIAELETGSPERLHEATGIPISTIHYRLNNLREGGVIENDRYDVDLEELGLGVTVIVEVHADYQGSYERFADRLRSVEGVTNVYFTMGETDFIVIARLSGSDMVERLIAEFEELEGVDRTDSTFVISAVEERDALQSYSLETLLEELVDE, via the coding sequence ATGGACGACCGCGACGTGCGCCTCCTGAAAGCGATCGCCGAACTCGAGACGGGGAGTCCCGAACGCCTCCACGAGGCGACCGGTATCCCGATCTCGACGATTCACTACCGACTGAACAACCTCCGCGAGGGAGGCGTGATCGAGAACGATCGGTACGACGTCGACCTTGAGGAACTCGGCCTCGGCGTGACCGTCATCGTCGAGGTACACGCGGACTACCAGGGATCGTACGAGCGCTTCGCCGATCGGCTCCGGTCCGTCGAGGGGGTGACGAACGTCTACTTCACGATGGGCGAGACGGACTTCATCGTGATCGCCCGGTTGAGCGGGAGCGACATGGTCGAACGACTCATCGCCGAGTTCGAGGAACTCGAAGGGGTCGATCGGACGGACTCGACGTTTGTCATCTCCGCGGTCGAAGAACGGGACGCGCTCCAGAGTTACAGCCTCGAGACGTTGCTCGAGGAACTGGTCGACGAGTGA
- a CDS encoding DMT family transporter, with product MRSDGSIGGRYQNAVLFSILALCWGTSFVAIEIGLEYVPPLLFAGFRYAIAGVLVFGYAAVVADRAWPSGRTEWLAVVVAGTFVIALYHGLLYVGELYVAGAVAATIVSTAPILTAAFAGVALPAERLTPVGIVGFVLGLLGVAAVAQPWSVPLGSGAVVGATLVFAAAAAFALGTVLVRPIESGLPIETLQAWAMLVGGGLLLVWAPLRGERLAGIEVTTTALLSFGYLTLVSSVFAFFLYFELLDRTGATQVSLVGYAEPVVAMGVSWVVLDFVADALTMVGLGTILAGFVIVKRNALRRLVRSRFETDTTPGRTPNAPRRQEARTDGGTGRDDAEPKAETEPDLRDNASAEPQPPETDPDLRADASAESSTE from the coding sequence ATGAGATCAGATGGGTCTATTGGCGGAAGATACCAGAATGCAGTGCTCTTTTCGATTCTGGCGCTGTGCTGGGGAACGTCGTTCGTCGCGATCGAGATCGGGCTGGAGTACGTGCCGCCGCTGTTGTTCGCTGGCTTTCGGTACGCGATCGCCGGCGTGCTCGTCTTCGGGTACGCGGCCGTCGTGGCCGATCGGGCGTGGCCGAGCGGACGGACCGAGTGGCTCGCCGTCGTCGTCGCCGGGACGTTCGTCATCGCACTCTATCACGGGCTGTTGTACGTCGGCGAACTGTACGTCGCAGGAGCGGTCGCCGCAACGATTGTCAGTACGGCCCCGATCCTCACGGCGGCGTTCGCCGGCGTCGCGCTTCCCGCCGAACGGCTCACGCCCGTCGGGATCGTCGGGTTCGTGCTCGGACTGCTCGGCGTCGCCGCCGTCGCGCAACCCTGGTCGGTGCCGCTGGGAAGCGGTGCCGTCGTCGGCGCGACCCTCGTGTTCGCCGCCGCAGCCGCGTTCGCACTGGGGACGGTGCTCGTCCGCCCGATCGAGTCCGGGTTGCCGATCGAGACGCTCCAGGCGTGGGCGATGCTCGTCGGCGGCGGGCTGTTGCTGGTCTGGGCACCGCTTCGCGGCGAACGGCTCGCCGGGATCGAGGTGACGACGACGGCACTGCTTTCCTTCGGCTATCTCACGCTCGTCTCCAGCGTGTTCGCGTTCTTCCTCTACTTCGAGTTGCTCGATCGAACCGGCGCGACGCAGGTCTCGCTCGTCGGGTACGCCGAACCCGTCGTCGCGATGGGCGTCAGCTGGGTCGTCCTCGATTTCGTCGCGGACGCGCTGACGATGGTCGGACTGGGAACGATCCTCGCCGGGTTCGTGATCGTCAAGCGGAACGCGCTCCGGCGACTGGTTCGATCGCGGTTCGAGACAGATACCACACCGGGTCGGACGCCGAACGCGCCCCGTCGGCAGGAGGCGAGAACCGACGGCGGGACCGGGCGAGACGACGCCGAACCGAAGGCCGAGACGGAGCCGGACCTGCGGGACAACGCGAGCGCGGAACCGCAGCCTCCCGAGACGGATCCGGACCTGCGGGCCGACGCGAGCGCAGAGTCGTCGACCGAGTGA
- a CDS encoding HTH domain-containing protein: MTAPTSTTETEVTAVCHVRAPLLLEPVDRQVETLQACESEGTVDDLLLRSWPKEVSLSESTPHQEVLETYDRLTGWAERQGVSVEPPFRERTTTSQVTGETKELLVTPLLCLEVYADDELVGVFPHSAADETYTTDEAIASLRTGDLPTPIEGDAHVEGTTSGGCPACDGSVVDGQGLYACPDCGWVGTVSETGQYVSHSKPDESSARRIATPEAPTQ, from the coding sequence ATGACAGCACCGACATCCACGACCGAGACGGAGGTCACGGCCGTGTGCCACGTGCGCGCACCGTTGCTCCTGGAACCGGTCGATAGACAGGTCGAGACGCTCCAGGCCTGCGAATCCGAAGGGACGGTCGACGACCTGCTGCTCCGGAGCTGGCCCAAGGAAGTCTCCCTGTCGGAATCGACCCCCCATCAGGAGGTCCTCGAAACGTACGATCGCCTCACCGGGTGGGCCGAACGGCAAGGCGTGAGCGTCGAACCGCCGTTCAGAGAGCGGACGACCACCTCGCAGGTGACCGGCGAGACGAAGGAGTTGCTCGTGACGCCCCTGCTGTGTCTCGAGGTGTACGCCGACGACGAACTGGTGGGGGTGTTCCCCCACTCGGCGGCCGACGAGACGTACACGACGGACGAGGCGATCGCGTCGCTCCGGACCGGAGACCTGCCGACGCCGATCGAGGGAGACGCACACGTCGAGGGAACGACGTCGGGTGGCTGTCCGGCCTGTGACGGCTCAGTGGTCGACGGACAGGGACTGTACGCGTGTCCGGACTGTGGCTGGGTCGGAACCGTCTCGGAGACCGGTCAGTACGTGTCCCACTCGAAGCCGGATGAATCGTCGGCCCGCCGGATCGCGACACCCGAAGCGCCGACCCAGTAG
- a CDS encoding RNA methyltransferase produces MTDGQSPHTSTIERTPPAVAVVDAETPGNVGTIARAMKNFGFEDLLLVDPPELDPDGDAYGFAGHAREDVLPNATEISFDRLVESYHTIGCTAVTNEDDRRHVRFPYSTPADLAERLPRVEGPTAIVFGRERVGLTNEELARIDELCSIPANPEYPVLNLGQAATVTLYELRSIALDDTQLPDVERVRAPEPTVDRLYDQWADLLAEINHPEEKREKTMRMLRRVYGRADLTEREANTLLGLLRRATERPADR; encoded by the coding sequence ATGACTGACGGCCAGTCACCCCACACGTCGACGATCGAGCGTACGCCGCCGGCAGTCGCCGTGGTAGACGCGGAAACGCCCGGCAACGTGGGTACGATCGCCCGGGCGATGAAGAACTTCGGCTTCGAAGACCTGCTCCTCGTCGACCCGCCGGAACTCGATCCCGACGGCGATGCCTACGGCTTCGCCGGGCACGCCCGCGAGGACGTCCTCCCGAACGCCACCGAGATCAGTTTCGATCGCCTCGTCGAGTCGTATCACACGATCGGCTGTACCGCCGTGACGAACGAGGACGATCGGCGTCACGTTCGCTTCCCCTACTCGACGCCCGCCGATCTCGCGGAGCGACTGCCGCGGGTCGAGGGACCGACCGCGATCGTCTTCGGGCGCGAACGGGTTGGACTCACCAACGAGGAACTCGCCCGGATCGACGAACTCTGTTCGATCCCGGCCAACCCCGAGTATCCCGTCCTCAATCTCGGGCAGGCCGCGACGGTGACGCTGTACGAACTCCGATCGATCGCCCTGGACGACACCCAGTTGCCGGACGTCGAACGCGTTCGCGCTCCCGAACCGACCGTCGATCGCCTCTACGACCAGTGGGCGGATCTACTCGCCGAAATCAACCATCCCGAGGAGAAACGCGAGAAGACGATGCGCATGCTCCGGCGCGTCTACGGTCGTGCCGACCTGACCGAACGGGAAGCCAACACGTTGCTCGGACTCCTGCGACGTGCGACCGAACGCCCGGCCGATCGGTAA
- a CDS encoding Cdc6/Cdc18 family protein has translation MSANDDRDPLFRYDDPVFADERLLEITHLPGPDRIVGRDEQMQRVADALNPAIFGSEPNHLFIFGKTGTGKSLISRSVTQRVITEAQHDDVTVKYAFIDCGEQNTEASIVKTIAQIVNEPERSGVTVPDRGLGTGDYYKRLWEAVDGCTDVTIVILDEIDMLEDDEVLRKLSRAGENRRISDSSIGIIGISNKIDFPDHLSERVKSSLSRDELVFSPYDANQLVEILEKRRDAFHDGVLSDDVIPLTAALAAQEHGDARKAIDILRNAGRIAKKRADTRVTADHVRDAKEKTEADRFNELIEGSPQQAKAILYSLTLLTENSTEKEFPTKIIYNQYKEIARQLDFDVLSERRVQEILQEQNFLNVIQSEREGRGRGRGAHAKHRLLENPSIVKKVLLRDSRLAVLKEDE, from the coding sequence ATGTCCGCGAACGACGATCGTGATCCACTCTTCCGGTACGACGATCCGGTCTTTGCCGACGAGCGATTGCTCGAGATCACGCATCTCCCCGGTCCGGACCGGATCGTCGGACGCGACGAGCAGATGCAACGGGTAGCGGACGCCCTGAATCCGGCGATCTTCGGGAGCGAACCCAACCACCTGTTCATCTTCGGGAAAACCGGCACCGGCAAGTCGCTCATCTCCCGGTCGGTTACCCAGCGAGTGATCACGGAAGCCCAGCACGACGACGTCACGGTCAAGTACGCCTTCATCGACTGTGGGGAACAGAACACGGAAGCATCGATCGTCAAGACGATCGCCCAGATCGTCAACGAACCCGAACGGAGCGGCGTCACCGTCCCCGATCGCGGCCTCGGTACCGGCGACTACTACAAACGGCTCTGGGAGGCCGTCGACGGCTGTACCGACGTCACGATCGTCATCCTCGACGAGATCGACATGCTGGAGGACGACGAAGTGCTCCGGAAACTCTCCCGGGCGGGCGAGAACCGCCGGATCTCGGACTCGAGCATCGGGATCATCGGCATCTCGAACAAGATCGATTTCCCGGACCACCTCTCCGAGCGGGTCAAGTCGAGCCTCTCGCGCGACGAACTCGTCTTCTCGCCGTACGACGCGAACCAGCTCGTCGAAATTCTCGAGAAACGACGGGACGCGTTCCACGACGGCGTGCTCTCCGACGACGTGATCCCGCTCACGGCCGCGCTGGCCGCCCAGGAACACGGCGACGCGCGCAAGGCGATCGACATCCTCCGGAACGCCGGCCGGATCGCGAAGAAGCGAGCCGACACGCGGGTCACTGCCGATCACGTCCGCGACGCGAAAGAGAAGACCGAGGCTGACCGGTTCAACGAACTGATCGAGGGCTCGCCCCAGCAGGCCAAGGCGATTCTCTACTCGCTGACCCTGCTCACCGAGAACAGCACGGAGAAGGAGTTCCCGACGAAGATCATCTACAACCAGTACAAGGAGATCGCCCGCCAGCTCGACTTCGACGTGCTCTCGGAACGACGCGTCCAGGAGATCCTGCAGGAACAGAACTTTCTCAACGTGATCCAGTCCGAGCGCGAGGGTCGCGGACGCGGGCGCGGCGCGCACGCGAAACACCGTCTTCTCGAGAACCCCTCGATCGTCAAGAAGGTCCTGTTGCGCGACTCGCGGCTGGCGGTCCTGAAAGAGGACGAGTAG
- the folP gene encoding dihydropteroate synthase yields MNSVDAAGLGIGDEHPTRIMGVLNVSEESPYDPSVYDDPGEAARYVDEELIAEGADIVDVGLESANKRFDVLSAEEELDRLHVALETIESVSGDAIFSIETRYAAVADEALSLGFDMVNDIAGFADPEMPSACEDHDAAVAKMASPPDLERPGAVEETPWAERKSPGWARQADYVDQVYEALKQHGLTDKTIVDPAFGGWSEAQTLADDRETFRRLREFRALGQPMLVSINRKNFLGELADRETEERLPVSLAATSMAVERGANVVRTHDVAETRDAALIGDAFTERRRATADGVSIAQLDVHSGRDLRRQLAEYDVDPSLADEWGRQLLEIDGLAPEARRHLAEVAPEHGAVAYAVDDDAVLLVGSTTAVSDVSSRIRNGEGGLGAIGSALESVLR; encoded by the coding sequence ATGAACAGCGTCGACGCGGCCGGACTGGGGATCGGTGACGAGCATCCGACCCGGATCATGGGCGTGTTGAACGTCAGCGAGGAGTCGCCGTACGATCCCAGCGTCTACGACGATCCGGGCGAGGCCGCCAGGTACGTCGACGAGGAACTGATCGCCGAGGGTGCCGACATCGTGGACGTCGGACTGGAGTCCGCGAACAAACGGTTCGACGTCCTCTCCGCCGAGGAGGAACTCGATCGACTTCACGTCGCTCTGGAGACGATCGAGAGCGTCTCGGGCGACGCAATCTTCTCGATCGAGACGCGCTACGCTGCGGTCGCCGACGAGGCACTGTCGCTGGGGTTCGACATGGTCAACGACATCGCGGGCTTCGCCGACCCCGAGATGCCGTCGGCCTGTGAGGACCACGACGCCGCAGTCGCGAAGATGGCGAGTCCGCCGGATCTCGAGCGGCCGGGGGCCGTCGAGGAGACGCCGTGGGCCGAGCGGAAATCGCCGGGGTGGGCCCGCCAGGCCGACTACGTCGATCAGGTGTACGAGGCGCTGAAACAGCACGGACTCACGGACAAGACGATCGTCGATCCAGCGTTCGGCGGCTGGAGCGAAGCCCAGACCCTCGCGGACGATCGCGAGACGTTCCGCAGGCTCCGCGAGTTTCGCGCGCTCGGCCAGCCGATGCTGGTCTCGATCAACCGGAAGAACTTCCTCGGCGAGCTCGCCGATCGGGAGACCGAAGAGCGCCTGCCGGTCAGTCTGGCGGCGACGTCAATGGCCGTCGAACGGGGTGCGAACGTCGTCCGGACCCACGACGTGGCGGAGACCCGCGACGCCGCGCTGATCGGCGACGCGTTCACCGAGCGTCGGCGCGCGACGGCCGACGGTGTCTCGATCGCACAGCTCGACGTCCACTCGGGTCGCGATCTCCGACGCCAGCTCGCCGAGTACGACGTCGATCCCTCGCTGGCGGACGAGTGGGGGAGGCAACTGCTCGAAATCGACGGACTCGCGCCCGAAGCGCGACGGCACCTGGCCGAGGTCGCCCCCGAACACGGCGCGGTCGCGTACGCCGTCGACGACGATGCCGTACTCCTCGTGGGTTCGACGACGGCGGTTTCCGACGTCAGTTCCCGGATCCGGAACGGGGAAGGCGGTCTCGGGGCGATCGGCTCGGCACTCGAATCGGTCTTGCGTTAA
- a CDS encoding 6-hydroxymethylpterin diphosphokinase MptE-like protein, which translates to MEFDEWEPVYEAIRRDFGYDRAGDERARDVLASLTEPFDLAHLSAVRDATVAIAGAGPSIESDRARNRAADADVVVAASTAADVLEDAGIDVDCMVTDLDKNPETVRRFTQRGTPVAVHAHGDNVPAVRTVVPDCADEYVLPTTQAEPAGPVRNFGGFTDGDRAAFLADHLGADRLVFVGWDLDDPSVGPVKRKKLAWAERLLYWLEHRRSDRFDVLDGRRGDVETAALPID; encoded by the coding sequence ATGGAGTTCGACGAGTGGGAACCCGTCTACGAGGCGATCCGTCGCGACTTCGGCTACGATCGCGCGGGCGACGAACGCGCACGGGACGTCCTCGCGTCCCTGACGGAGCCGTTCGATCTCGCTCACCTGTCGGCCGTTCGCGACGCCACCGTCGCGATCGCGGGTGCCGGGCCGTCGATCGAGTCCGATCGGGCCCGGAATCGAGCCGCGGACGCCGACGTCGTCGTCGCCGCGTCGACGGCGGCTGACGTCCTCGAGGACGCGGGGATCGACGTCGACTGTATGGTCACCGATCTCGACAAGAACCCGGAGACAGTGCGTCGATTCACTCAGCGCGGAACGCCGGTTGCGGTCCACGCCCACGGCGATAACGTCCCAGCGGTCCGGACGGTCGTCCCCGACTGCGCGGACGAGTACGTCCTGCCGACGACGCAGGCCGAACCCGCCGGACCGGTCCGCAACTTCGGGGGGTTCACGGACGGCGATCGGGCCGCGTTCCTGGCGGACCACCTGGGTGCCGATCGGCTCGTCTTCGTCGGCTGGGACCTCGACGATCCCTCGGTCGGTCCGGTCAAGCGGAAGAAACTCGCGTGGGCCGAACGACTCCTCTACTGGCTCGAACACCGTCGGAGCGATCGGTTCGACGTGCTCGACGGCCGGCGGGGCGACGTGGAGACGGCGGCGCTCCCGATCGACTGA
- a CDS encoding MBL fold metallo-hydrolase, protein MADVDRIAIGDGSPEGTNSAYVVGDRAVVDPGPPTDDAWAALREGLDRVGVAVDDLEYVLVTHWHVDHAGLAPRLAGAADATIAMGADDAPLVADYAVERERRLERDAETMHRLGIPDDVVANVIDGDAPSPMPNAVPVEPLGDGNRVAGIEALSTPGHTLGHTAYAVDDVLLVGDAILPTYTPNVGGSDTRTLSTQREGTTAEHDPLATFRETLDRLSNRSETLRPGHGTSLDSDRIDDVRTHHRDRSRRVLAALEATERGPTTPWTLARDLFGDLAGIHAKFGVGEAAAHLRSLERDGRVERVTIDPERYEPR, encoded by the coding sequence ATGGCGGACGTCGATCGGATCGCGATCGGGGACGGCTCACCCGAGGGAACCAACAGCGCCTACGTCGTCGGTGACCGCGCCGTCGTCGATCCCGGGCCGCCGACCGACGATGCCTGGGCGGCCCTCCGCGAGGGCCTCGATCGGGTCGGCGTCGCCGTCGACGACCTCGAGTACGTCCTCGTCACGCACTGGCACGTCGATCACGCCGGCCTCGCACCGCGCCTGGCCGGGGCAGCCGATGCGACGATCGCGATGGGAGCCGACGATGCACCGCTGGTCGCCGACTACGCGGTCGAACGCGAGCGGCGACTCGAACGCGACGCCGAGACGATGCACCGACTGGGTATCCCGGACGACGTCGTCGCCAACGTCATCGACGGGGATGCACCGTCACCGATGCCCAACGCCGTCCCAGTCGAACCGCTCGGGGACGGGAATCGCGTCGCCGGAATCGAGGCGCTCTCGACGCCCGGGCACACGCTCGGCCACACCGCGTACGCGGTCGACGACGTCCTGCTGGTCGGCGACGCGATCCTCCCGACGTACACGCCGAACGTGGGCGGGAGCGACACCCGGACGCTCTCGACGCAGCGGGAGGGAACGACCGCCGAGCACGATCCGCTGGCGACGTTTCGCGAGACGCTCGATCGGCTGTCGAACCGCTCCGAAACGCTGCGTCCCGGGCACGGAACGAGCCTCGATTCGGATCGGATCGACGACGTTCGCACCCACCACCGGGACCGATCGCGACGGGTTCTCGCGGCGCTCGAGGCTACCGAACGGGGTCCGACGACGCCGTGGACACTCGCCAGGGACCTGTTCGGCGACCTCGCGGGGATCCACGCCAAGTTCGGGGTCGGCGAGGCCGCCGCACACCTCCGATCGCTCGAACGCGACGGTCGGGTCGAACGAGTGACGATCGATCCGGAGCGATACGAGCCTCGCTGA
- a CDS encoding TIGR04024 family LLM class F420-dependent oxidoreductase codes for MPDRSLHLPVAAQPSVESLTALAQLGEDHGYEYAWLPETWGRDAVTVLTDIARETDEIGLGPSIVNVYSRSPALLGQTATTLQEVADGRLRMGIAPSGPAVVEGWHGVDFDRPLRRTREYLEIMRTVMSGETLNYDGDIFSLAGFRLRCDPPEESVPIDAAGMGPKSVELAGRFADGWHATVFTPEGLEERLDDLRRGMELGDRDPDDVRVTLSMTGCALEDGDRARELARQHLAFYVGAMGTYYRESLSRQGYEDEAHEIAAAWASGDQEAALAAIPDDLLDALGAAGTPERAREELRKFEAIEGVDDVAIGFPRGASREEIESTIEAFAPDEA; via the coding sequence ATGCCAGATCGAAGTCTCCACCTGCCAGTCGCAGCACAGCCGAGCGTCGAATCACTCACCGCCCTCGCCCAGCTCGGCGAGGACCACGGGTACGAGTACGCCTGGCTCCCCGAGACGTGGGGCCGGGACGCCGTCACTGTCCTCACGGACATCGCCCGTGAGACCGACGAGATCGGGCTCGGACCGAGCATCGTCAACGTCTACTCGCGATCGCCCGCCCTGCTGGGCCAGACCGCGACGACGCTCCAGGAGGTCGCCGACGGCCGCCTGCGGATGGGGATCGCCCCCAGCGGCCCGGCCGTCGTCGAGGGCTGGCACGGCGTCGACTTCGATCGGCCGCTCCGGCGAACCCGGGAGTACCTCGAGATCATGCGCACGGTCATGTCCGGAGAGACGCTGAACTACGACGGCGACATCTTCTCGCTGGCGGGCTTTCGCCTGCGCTGTGACCCGCCCGAAGAGTCCGTTCCGATCGACGCCGCCGGGATGGGACCGAAGTCCGTCGAACTCGCCGGCCGGTTCGCCGACGGCTGGCACGCGACCGTCTTCACTCCCGAGGGACTCGAGGAACGCCTCGACGACCTGCGCCGCGGGATGGAACTCGGCGATCGCGACCCCGACGACGTGCGCGTCACGCTCTCGATGACCGGCTGCGCCCTCGAGGACGGCGATCGGGCCCGCGAACTCGCTCGCCAGCACCTCGCCTTCTACGTCGGCGCGATGGGAACTTACTACCGGGAATCGCTCTCGCGACAGGGCTACGAGGACGAGGCCCACGAGATCGCCGCGGCCTGGGCGAGCGGCGACCAGGAGGCGGCCCTGGCCGCCATCCCCGACGACCTCCTCGACGCCCTGGGGGCCGCCGGCACGCCCGAGCGCGCACGCGAGGAACTCCGCAAGTTCGAGGCGATCGAGGGCGTCGACGACGTCGCGATCGGGTTCCCGCGCGGGGCCTCGCGCGAGGAGATCGAATCGACGATCGAGGCGTTCGCACCCGACGAGGCCTAG